A single window of Malus sylvestris chromosome 5, drMalSylv7.2, whole genome shotgun sequence DNA harbors:
- the LOC126623238 gene encoding protein PLASTID TRANSCRIPTIONALLY ACTIVE 14-like isoform X1, whose protein sequence is MFELITHAFVCALNLNQHSGVPLKIKRLARDSERFIWEVSMAPTRCIGMQMRIGALIQDANMLIPHADCCLINLLHFADMLNHSFEPNCFFHWRFKDRMLEVMINAGKRIKKGDEMTVNYMSGQQNDMLMQRYGFSSPVNPWDVIPFSGNARIHLDSFLSVFNMSGLHEEYYHNTGRLSNDGDTSVDGAIIAAARTLPTWSEGDVPPIPSMERKAIKELQEECRQILAAFPTNSKQDQKILDSMPDASRTLEAAIKCRLHRKLFIEKVMQALDLYQERILF, encoded by the exons ATGTTTGAACTCATTACGCATGCGTTTGTGTGTGCGCTAAACCTCAATCAGCACTCTGGTGTACCACTAAAAATTAAGCGCCTTGCTCGTGATTCTGAAAGATTCATTTGGGAAGTGAGTATGGCACCAACACGATGCATTGGCATGCAAATGAGAATTGGTGCACTTATTCAAGATGCAAATATGCTAATTCCTCATGCAG ATTGCTGTCTAATCAATTTGCTACATTTTGCGGACATGCTAAACCATTCGTTCGAGCCAAACTGCTTTTTTCATTGGCGTTTTAAGGATCGGATGCTTGAAGTGATGATAAATGCTGGAAAAAGGATTAAGAAAGGTGATGAG ATGACCGTCAATTACATGAGCGGACAACAGAATGACATGTTAATGCAACGATATGGGTTCTCTTCTCCTGTG AACCCTTGGGATGTGATTCCGTTCTCTGGAAATGCACGTATTCATTTGGATTCCTTCTTGTCAGTATTCAATATGTCCGGACTCCACGAAGAGTACTATCATAACA CAGGTCGCCTATCTAATGATGGAGATACTTCTGTTGACGGAGCGATCATAGCAGCAGCAAGAACATTGCCCACGTGGTCAGAAGGGGACGTGCCTCCAATCCCAAGCATGGAAAGAAAAGCCATAAAGGAATTACAGGAAGAATGCCGGCAGATACTTGCAGCGTTTCCTACCAACTCTAAGCAAGACCAAAAAATCCTAG ATTCAATGCCGGATGCTAGTAGGACGCTTGAAGCTGCAATCAA GTGTAGGTTGCACCGGAAATTGTTCATAGAGAAGGTGATGCAGGCGCTGGATCTATACCAAGAGCGGATATTATTCTGA
- the LOC126623238 gene encoding protein PLASTID TRANSCRIPTIONALLY ACTIVE 14-like isoform X2, with protein MFELITHAFVCALNLNQHSGVPLKIKRLARDSERFIWEVSMAPTRCIGMQMRIGALIQDANMLIPHADCCLINLLHFADMLNHSFEPNCFFHWRFKDRMLEVMINAGKRIKKGDEMTVNYMSGQQNDMLMQRYGFSSPVNPWDVIPFSGNARIHLDSFLSVFNMSGLHEEYYHNSRLSNDGDTSVDGAIIAAARTLPTWSEGDVPPIPSMERKAIKELQEECRQILAAFPTNSKQDQKILDSMPDASRTLEAAIKCRLHRKLFIEKVMQALDLYQERILF; from the exons ATGTTTGAACTCATTACGCATGCGTTTGTGTGTGCGCTAAACCTCAATCAGCACTCTGGTGTACCACTAAAAATTAAGCGCCTTGCTCGTGATTCTGAAAGATTCATTTGGGAAGTGAGTATGGCACCAACACGATGCATTGGCATGCAAATGAGAATTGGTGCACTTATTCAAGATGCAAATATGCTAATTCCTCATGCAG ATTGCTGTCTAATCAATTTGCTACATTTTGCGGACATGCTAAACCATTCGTTCGAGCCAAACTGCTTTTTTCATTGGCGTTTTAAGGATCGGATGCTTGAAGTGATGATAAATGCTGGAAAAAGGATTAAGAAAGGTGATGAG ATGACCGTCAATTACATGAGCGGACAACAGAATGACATGTTAATGCAACGATATGGGTTCTCTTCTCCTGTG AACCCTTGGGATGTGATTCCGTTCTCTGGAAATGCACGTATTCATTTGGATTCCTTCTTGTCAGTATTCAATATGTCCGGACTCCACGAAGAGTACTATCATAACA GTCGCCTATCTAATGATGGAGATACTTCTGTTGACGGAGCGATCATAGCAGCAGCAAGAACATTGCCCACGTGGTCAGAAGGGGACGTGCCTCCAATCCCAAGCATGGAAAGAAAAGCCATAAAGGAATTACAGGAAGAATGCCGGCAGATACTTGCAGCGTTTCCTACCAACTCTAAGCAAGACCAAAAAATCCTAG ATTCAATGCCGGATGCTAGTAGGACGCTTGAAGCTGCAATCAA GTGTAGGTTGCACCGGAAATTGTTCATAGAGAAGGTGATGCAGGCGCTGGATCTATACCAAGAGCGGATATTATTCTGA
- the LOC126623238 gene encoding protein PLASTID TRANSCRIPTIONALLY ACTIVE 14-like isoform X3, with the protein MAPTRCIGMQMRIGALIQDANMLIPHADCCLINLLHFADMLNHSFEPNCFFHWRFKDRMLEVMINAGKRIKKGDEMTVNYMSGQQNDMLMQRYGFSSPVNPWDVIPFSGNARIHLDSFLSVFNMSGLHEEYYHNTGRLSNDGDTSVDGAIIAAARTLPTWSEGDVPPIPSMERKAIKELQEECRQILAAFPTNSKQDQKILDSMPDASRTLEAAIKCRLHRKLFIEKVMQALDLYQERILF; encoded by the exons ATGGCACCAACACGATGCATTGGCATGCAAATGAGAATTGGTGCACTTATTCAAGATGCAAATATGCTAATTCCTCATGCAG ATTGCTGTCTAATCAATTTGCTACATTTTGCGGACATGCTAAACCATTCGTTCGAGCCAAACTGCTTTTTTCATTGGCGTTTTAAGGATCGGATGCTTGAAGTGATGATAAATGCTGGAAAAAGGATTAAGAAAGGTGATGAG ATGACCGTCAATTACATGAGCGGACAACAGAATGACATGTTAATGCAACGATATGGGTTCTCTTCTCCTGTG AACCCTTGGGATGTGATTCCGTTCTCTGGAAATGCACGTATTCATTTGGATTCCTTCTTGTCAGTATTCAATATGTCCGGACTCCACGAAGAGTACTATCATAACA CAGGTCGCCTATCTAATGATGGAGATACTTCTGTTGACGGAGCGATCATAGCAGCAGCAAGAACATTGCCCACGTGGTCAGAAGGGGACGTGCCTCCAATCCCAAGCATGGAAAGAAAAGCCATAAAGGAATTACAGGAAGAATGCCGGCAGATACTTGCAGCGTTTCCTACCAACTCTAAGCAAGACCAAAAAATCCTAG ATTCAATGCCGGATGCTAGTAGGACGCTTGAAGCTGCAATCAA GTGTAGGTTGCACCGGAAATTGTTCATAGAGAAGGTGATGCAGGCGCTGGATCTATACCAAGAGCGGATATTATTCTGA
- the LOC126623241 gene encoding uncharacterized protein LOC126623241 — MATGGLKNMLVAAVNTGVTEARARIFGHVINPTGQRSAHKILRKKLIGEKVAQWYPYDIKKDDPRIMAMEEQERLSKLEMLKRRGKGPPKKGQGRRAAKRNKK, encoded by the exons ATGGCTACTGGTGGTCTAAAGAACATGTTGGTTGCGGCAGTCAATACCGGGGTGACTGAGGCTAGGGCGAGGATATTCGGGCACGTAATTAACCCAACAGGCCAGAGATCTGCCCATAAGATTCTGCGCAAGAAGTTGATCGGTGAGAAAGTTGCCCAGTGGTACCCGTATGACATCAAGAAAGATGACCCCCGAATCATGGCTATGGAAGAACAAga GCGCTTATCCAAGCTTGAAATGTTGAAGCGTCGAGGTAAAGGACCACCGAAGAAGGGTCAAGGAAGGCGTGCTGCCAAGCGTAACAAAAAGTAG